A stretch of the Nicotiana tabacum cultivar K326 chromosome 6, ASM71507v2, whole genome shotgun sequence genome encodes the following:
- the LOC142182033 gene encoding uncharacterized protein LOC142182033, with translation MDAIIWNVRSVNTMQAFERLITMHRKHHFEFIGILEPMQQSHKMERYRARIGLAQAMVNVSNKIWAFIDEIFEVTILYNMTQQLTLRLTHTETHVELILTLVYAKCDRIERIELWDSLYAMASDMTIPWLVGGDFNVIWDEEEKFGGLPVSLIEVDDFRHCINTCNLTDLGFKGSIFTWWNGRSEEDCIFKRLDRCFGNHELQQTFPGLEVTHLSKIGSDHCPMMMKYDIETPPIKKSFRFLNFWTKHESFKDLVKENWNADFSANPFCIFNYKLKKLKKALSTWSRATYGDIFQKIASLEEVVLVHERQFEVNPTQMNRQRLQQIQAEMIKYLALEEDFWRQKAGMVWFKDGDRNTKFFHAQVNGRRKRLKLSRIHNSIGDWIEEDQLIVEEALKFYKDQFTENAVPNDFDILNHVPSMVDSD, from the coding sequence ATGGATGCAATTATATGGAATGTCAGGTCAGTAAATACAATGCAAGCATTTGAAAGGCTGATTACAATGCACAGAAAACATCACTTTGAGTTCATAGGAATCCTTGAGCCTATGCAACAGTCTCACAAAATGGAGAGGTATAGAGCAAGAATTGGTTTGGCACAGGCTATGGTGAATGTATCAAACAAGATTTGGGCTTTTATTGATGAAATATTTGAGGTTACTATTCTGTATAACATGACTCAACAACTGACTTTGAGATTAACGCACACTGAAACACATGTTGAGCTCATCCTTACACTAGTTTATGCCAAATGTGATCGCATTGAAAGAATTGAACTATGGGATTCTTTGTATGCAATGGCATCAGATATGACAATACCATGGCTAGTTGGAGGCGACTTTAATGTAATATGGGATGAGGAAGAGAAATTTGGAGGATTACCCGTTTCTCTCATTGAAGTAGATGATTTTAGGCACTGCATAAATACCTGCAACTTGACAGACTTGGGATTCAAAGGAAGtatatttacatggtggaatggaaGATCAGAGGAAGACTGTATTTTTAAAAGATTAGACAGATGTTTTGGCAATCATGAATTGCAACAGACCTTTCCTGGATTGGAGGTAACTCACCTGTCCAAAATTGGGTCTGATCATTGCCCAATGATGATGAAATATGATATAGAAACTCCTCCAATTAAGAAGTCATTCAGATTTCTTAACTTCTGGACTAAGCACGAATCCTTTAAAGATTTAGTAAAGGAGAATTGGAATGCTGATTTTAGTGCTAACCCTTTCTGTATTTTTAACTACAAGTTAAAGAAGCTTAAGAAAGCACTATCTACCTGGAGCAGAGCTACATATGGGGATATATTCCAGAAGATTGCAAGCCTGGAGGAGGTGGTCTTGGTTCATGAAAGGCAGTTTGAAGTCAATCCTACACAGATGAATAGACAAAGATTACAACAGATCCAAGCTGAAATGATTAAATATCTTGCATTAGAAGAAGATTTCTGGAGACAAAAAGCTGGCATGGTATGGTTCAAAGATGGCGATAGAAACACTAAATTCTTCCATGCTCAAGTTAATGGGAGAAGGAAGAGATTGAAATTATCAAGGATCCATAATAGCATTGGTGACTGGATTGAAGAAGATCAATTAATAGTAGAAGAAGCACTAAAGTTCTACAAGGATCAATTTACCGAGAATGCAGTACCAAATGATTTCGATATTCTAAATCATGTACCTTCTATGGTAGATAGTGATTAG
- the LOC107761166 gene encoding dehydration-responsive element-binding protein 1B-like, translating into MLASNNPKKRARRKKFRETRHPVYRGVRKRNPDKWVSEVREPNKKSRIWLRIYPTAEMAARAHDVAVIALRGRSACLNFAESVWKLPIPVSSDAKDIQRAAVEAAEAFRIFDKSERVSGESPEMSESNKFFMDEEALFCMPGLLKNMVEGLILPPPHYVEVQDNVEAAADMTLWSYSI; encoded by the coding sequence ATGTTAGCTTCGAATAACCCCAAGAAGCGAGCAAGGAGAAAGAAGTTTCGAGAAACTCGACACCCAGTATACAGGGGAGTGAGGAAGAGAAATCCAGACAAATGGGTTTCTGAAGTCAGAGAACCAAATAAGAAATCAAGAATATGGCTTCGAATTTACCCCACTGCAGAAATGGCCGCTAGAGCCCATGATGTGGCGGTTATTGCATTAAGGGGTCGTTCTGCTTGCTTGAACTTTGCTGAATCTGTTTGGAAGTTGCCTATCCCTGTTTCCTCTGACGCTAAGGATATTCAGAGAGCGGCGGTAGAGGCCGCCGAGGCTTTCCGCATATTtgataagtctgaaagagttTCAGGAGAATCTCCTGAAATGTCAGAAAGTAATAAGTTTTTTATGGATGAGGAAGCGCTCTTCTGCATGCCTGGATTGCTAAAAAATATGGTGGAAGGACTAATATTACCTCCACCTCACTACGTAGAAGTGCAAGATAATGTGGAAGCTGCTGCTGACATGACTCTATGGAGTTATTCTATTTAA